The genomic stretch GTCCGGCTGTTTGGAGACTTTCAGCGTTTTGTACAGAGCATGTGTGACGTGTTTCTTTCTGTAGTCAGATGTCTtcacaaacagcaaaaacagattTGATTGGAGGAGAAAATGTGAACACAGAAATGACTCAAAAGATAAAAGGATCCAGAAAACTCTGGACCTTTTCTGTTTGTGGAATcctgaacatggaaaacatgaCAAGAAATTCTGGCTTAAATACACCACagtataaaaaaatcaaagacatTTAGTTGTAAAACAAGGAAATTCTTCACATTCTTATGTATTTGATACcgatttttaaaaagaggatTTTAAAGGGTGATGTGCAAAATGTTGGTTAATTAGGAAATCAACAGCTTAAAATTTGAGCTGCAAGTATGTCTGAGTTGATATCACTTTCTCATCAAGCAACCTTATAAATGGTTTGTAACTAATTACTTTATTCTtggttaataaataatgttCTCATTTATAGATCAACTTAAGGATTgtcaggttgtgaaaaatccacTTTGAATGATAAATGTTAGTCATGAATAAAAGGTTcccaacattaaaacacatttactatAACAGTTAATAAAAGTATTGTAAATGCTGTAAGTTGTCaataaattgattttgattgaaaaaacaaaacaaaaccaaaagaaaacccTGCGGACCAACTtaaaactaacacagacttttattaaatcattattattaaagagCGAGAAACACTTCTCACGTATCTGTGTTTGCTGTTGACTGTGTCGTTTGAAGGGAAATGTCCGAGCCCGCTGAAGAACAGGGACTTTGTGACGATGAGATCCTGGCTTCCTCTCGGCAACGACTACCTGATCATCAACTACTCTGTCAAACACCCGGTGAGCTTTTATATTCTTCTTTACGTTTAGGTTCTTTTTGTCACAAAAGGTGGGTGaatggagcaggtggacccaaatgcagagacagcAGGCAGGTTGGATACGATGCTGAACAAAGAAAATCACAAGAGACACTGGGAACAGGAACAAAGACCATAAacgcaggggaaaaaaaactcgGCGCATACACAGTGCGAAGGCAGAACAAAAGCAGACGACTTGACAAAGACtcaactgaaaactggactataaatacacagggagtgattgcaaatgaaacacaggtgagacacatgagataatcaaacacaggaagtaaagtgaccagacacaaagaggaaatctttcaaaataaaacaagaactaaagtaaacaaacaggtgacacaaaacacaggaggaacacacaagtgaacagagaaaaccaaaaccaggaaacaaatgaaagagcccctcaaaaagtccaacCAATAACAGAAAACGTCTGAGGGCATCAGAAGGATAACAACAAAAACCAAGgaagtcaaaagaacaaaaacacaaagagtccaaaaaacagaaaaagtcccgGTAGGACgtgacactttttttcttttatttagtgCAAGAGAAGTGATCAACATGGAAACACATAAGACACGGGACAGAACAAACGAGAGAAGCAACAGAACcagaaatgaacacaaacaaaacaacaagaaaaacaacaagggATGAAGAGGTGCCAGggtctctcctctccactcatATCcaacctcttcttcttctggtctGTTTGCCCGTCAGTCTGtactctcctttctctcctcctcatcctccttgCTCTCCTCCTGCTTTACTGGAGCACTGGAGCCCAGCTTGGAACCCGACTCAGACTCAGCCTTGATGACTTGGACTCAGGTAATGGGGTCTCGACTCAGACTCTTCTTTGGTGACTTGGACTTGGTCTCGAACACCGGGGACTGTTGAATTTTCACCCATCTACACAAATAGACCCAGTAGGCCCAGTAGACCCAGTAGACCCAGTCTGTGACGATCAGCCAGAAGTCAAAAGTagatttttatctgaattcacAATCTGAcataaaaaagtgaataaacCTGACAGAAAGATgaatctgtctgtctggacTGTTTCATGTCCAGCAGATTGATCCTGGTCTTGAGTCTGGGTTGAAAAcagtgaactgatcctttaacaGTTGGacgctgtgacatcacagactgtctcttcttctctgtttgtcttgGCAGAAATATCCTCCAAAGAAGGACTATGTCCGAGCCGTGTCTCTGCTGACCGGATACCTGATCCAGTCCAACGGAGCCAACTGCTCCACCCTCTATTACCTGACCCAGGTGGACCCCAAAGGTGAGAGCACACAGGTGACCCCGACCTGTCAGAGCACACACAGGTGACCCCGACCTGTCAGAGCACACACAGGTGACCCCGACCTGTCAGAGCACACACAGGTGACCCCTGACCTgtcagagcacacacacaggtgacccCGACCTgtcagagcacacacacaggtgacccCCGACCTGTCAGACCACCCAGGTGACCCCCAGCATGCTCCCACTTTCTAAAGATGTTGATTTACATAAGTGTCCTGAGTTCCTAAAAATGCCCTGAAGTTTTAGTCCTCACTTTACAAACAATATATTCTTTTTCCAAAAACgtgttcactttttaaaaatgtcccaaTTCCCATCTCCTCACCCTCCAGTCTTTGATCTTTCAAAAATGTCCTAATTTTCTAAAGATGTCATTGCTTCACACAAGTATcttcactttcaaaaaaaaaggcctgacgtccaaaaaaaaaacaaccccttACTTTCCTAAATATccttacttaaaaaaaaaacaacctcctTCTCCAAAATGGTCCCATCGTCCAACAATGTTGTCCTCACTTTccagaaaagctttttttccaaaaaattCCCCCATTTTCTAAAAACGTTAAACTGACTTTCCAAAAATGCCCCCAATTAAAAAACAACTCACTCTACAAATAGTGCACTCTTTCCCCAAAAACGGCCTTTTCCAAAATGGCCCCAACTTCCAAAAATGTTCTCTTCTGCCAAAAGATGTTGTAACTTTCCAGCGAAAAGGAAATGTCCAACAGTGTTTTGTCCTCACAGTGTCTGAAGGTCATGTTGGTTCTGGCAGAGACAGCAGTCAGTAATAACAGGCGCTCACATGACGTCCTCTGGTGTCTTTCCTGTCTGCAGGTTCTTTACCAAAGTGGGTGGTGAACAGAGTCTCTCAGTTTGTGGCTCCAAAGGTaaaatgatttgtgtttttgatgcGAGCAGATAACTGTGAAGCTCCGTCTGTCTCACCGtgtgtctgtctcctctcaggCGATGAGGAAGATCTACAAAGCGTCTCAGAAGTATCCCGAGTGGAAGAGGAAGCACAACCCGACACTGAAGCCGTGGATGTTCCCGGAGCAGAACTCGCTGCCGTGCATCAACGTGTCGGAGCTGACGGTGCAGCGCGCCGACTCGCTGGAGAACATCGACGAGAGCGGCCTGAGCGAGGAGAAGACGCAGCACAGCGACGACGAGGACTGAAAACCTGCTGCTTTTTCTCTGATTTACTCTgttagtttgcttgtttgtttgtttgcttgtttgtttgtcagactGATCAGACCAGACTGCAATTTATTCTCCAACAAAAAATGTCTTCCTGTGTAACTTCAATGATTCTTTCATGTTATTATACTCCGGCTTTAATTTCAGATTCGGTTCATGGAAGTCTGTGAACGTTCAGTTTGATTTTAAGTTTAACAAAGTTTAACTTAAGTCAGGTGCTTCACTtcctaaagagccagatattcccctcaggagttggtagagagcaacaACAGAACTAATTcactggacagaaacacgactccgtatgaatgataatgttgctccgtaaataagcagctgtttgctaacaagtccaacatatcaacttaaaagctgatgatgtgtcagagttAATGTTCACTGcttgtttctgatggaaacttaatgaatgcaggtttaaagtaaAGTTGCAAGAGAGCTGATCTGACATCAGAGTCTAATCAGGTAAAATGAAACAGGTGGAGCGCAGGTGTGTTGGGGCTTTGAGacaccaaacaacaacaatcaggtGCAGTTTTTCCAAAGATCGCTGTGGAAATAAAGCCAGAGAATCAcagcagaaatgtcatatttattaGTTTCTGTATTCAAACATTAAACTGTGACATCTGCAAACTAACGTAGATTACACTGCGTGTGTTTGACATGTGACTCTCTTGTTGAGTTATGATGCAAACAGAcagtttttctgtgattttacacacaacaaacctgcagtttttttaaattattgagGATGTTTGAGTCCAGTGAGACACTttggtttgtttcctgttttcctgaTGAGCaataacatgtaaaatatcATTAAACATCAGTTACAATAACACAGAATCATGTAGTGAATcatgtgatttcagtttttgagctttttgtttttgaaatcctgaaaaaaaactTAATCCAGTAAAAAAGTCCAATATTTAAGTTTAAAGtggcataaaatgaaaatactcaagtaggactgcaactaacgtTTCAATCGGTTAACTGTTTTGTCTATAGTAATGTCAGTTATTATTTCTTTGaagaaatgtctttaaatgttttgtgtttgtttttttaatactcTACAATATCAAGATATTTCAATACTGTCATAAAGGCTTCAAATCATCTcatgtgagaagctgcaaccagcaaatatttggcattttcagCCAtcaaaaatagttgctgataaaTATTCTGTCAGTCGACTAATTAAATGAATCAACTAATAGCTGCAGTTCTACATTAAAATAGATCAAAATTGTACataagaacaaaaataaatgttctgaGTTACTTCCTACTACTGGAAGTCAGAGCAGCAGGAAAACTCCCTAGCAACCCCGTAGCAACCAGCTGGAAACCTCAACGGTGATGACTACAGTCCTTTGACCTCCTGACCTCTCTGATGACAGCGACTGCACCAGAAAACATCTGCGTCTTTAAAAGGAactttgaaatgttgaaaatatgatttcataGCTTGAGATTTTATATAAACTCGTCTCCTGTTTCAGAAAAGCATCTCTTCTCCCTTCACACTTTGTTCCTGGCCTGTTTGAAGCTTAAAGTTAATTTATTGAAGTATGTAATATGACTGTTGGAGGTCATGTGTGACATCAGCTGGTCAGTCTGTAGGTCTGCAGCGCCCCCCAGAGGACAAACATCATCATTACAGCCTCAACATGAAGAGGAGCATAAAACATCTGCCGTTCTTCCACTTTCAGCAATGACTTTGATGGAGTTTATATTTGACATTAAGCCACCTGAAGGTTTATAATAATTAATGCTGCTGTGATCACAGCATTGGAAACCCTGTCAGATACATTTTCTCATGTCAGTTCAGAGATAAACTCCCACAGAGACATTATCTCCAAAACTCATCGAAGATAAATGAATTGTTCTTTAGCTTCAGATGTTTCCTGTGACTCAGTCAACATTTCTCTAACATCTTAAATGGAAGATTATCTCTTCAATGTTTGAGTCAACATCAGGTTTGTGTGATAAGAAATACTTTTATGGTTTAagatgttttgattattttttatgtaaagaagaaaagagttggaaacaggaagtgcagAAAGTCAAAATCATCCCATAATCTGAACACAATGATCTTCATATCAATTTAAATCTGTCAAATTAGTTTTTAGATCCTTCTAATCTGATCTGGAAGTctgttgaaataaaatatggtcacataaaacacaataaaacacagtaaaacacaataaatcacagtaaaacacaataaaacagtaaaacacaataaatcacattgaaacagtaaaacacagtaaaacacaataaaacacaatatcatACCGAGATTTCTTTGAAGCTCAAGGAACCTCAGCACGCATGATTCACTTGAGCCTACGAGGGAAGATAAATGACAACGGATGTtaacttaaaaaatatgaaGGACTTAGcgtacaaacatacagtatgttcaataGTAACACAGTTCAGTTTTCACTGGTTGAGTCAAGCTTTTTATATGCAAAACCAAATTATTTAGCTTAATTTTTCCTGGTTAAGAAAAAGAGTTTTGACTATGTCAGTACTCTTtatatatatcaaatattaaGATCAGAGGAGGAAAGTAGTTCTaggattgttttgtctgaatagTTTTTAGAGGCTGTTAAAAAGTGGGTGAGACCTCCATTTTGTCTCCATTAAACTTTGTATTTCCTGCCatacttgtcatttgtttgtttagccagtcacattgctgtcatttatggttcaatcaaaacagaaaagtattgaagttcattatttattgtttcttgagTTATAGATTAGCTTCTAACCTACCATACTCACCCACCATGCGGCCAGGAGACAAAATGGAGGCACTGAACCACTTCCTGATTTTAAGATCTtgctgacatcaccagtgatgtcatgggttagACCAAGTGTGAgggaatttattttattaagttaaatgtttggttttgtatttatgttatttgttcTTATTTTGGTTTACGATAAGGAACAatgctgttgttgatgtttgtgtaaacaatgttaacTGATACAAGTGAAATTGTCATTCACCAGTTGTTGGTCTGAGGGAAAGGACACCCCTGATagaaatatggttctgcctAGACAGATTTCAGGGCCTATTTAAAGGGAGAGATGTTAGTTTGGGAGAGAGCAGAAACCAAAGAGGATGTCAGCGTAGCTGTGTGAAGGTAAGTttgattttgcttgttttcatttggtaGCCTCTGAGTCTGTCCCTTATCACCTTCCTCGACACTCTGGCAAAGCTTCCTCAcaggtaaaactttatttcacattaaaacagcaaataattgTGTAACTGACTACTAACAGTGAGGACTACAGTGAGTTTCAATTAACAACAGCTACTAAATACCCTTGAAAGTCAAATCACTTGCATGTAAGTCTACAGACGGCcgaagaaacagaaacagaaacaacaacagcaacaacccGTGGCCCCTGTGCAGGGTCCCCAGCTGTGGCCCCTTATTCAAAGGCACAACCTGGTGGCAGAACAGCATAAGTCATACAACatccacacacattaatactgcataaaatacaaaatcatGAACCCTAGATCCTGGAAAACAtgttagatcagattatttatttttttcaaatagcTAATTAATGTGAAGAAAACAAGGTATGAACTGAGCCACAAGTAGTTGTATTTATGAATCCTAACCATAGTCATCCCTAGTTGTAGAGACTAACT from Thunnus thynnus chromosome 9, fThuThy2.1, whole genome shotgun sequence encodes the following:
- the stard15 gene encoding START domain-containing protein 10, with the protein product MPVQVPDDSDFSSFKDQCLSSDGWISRYNKGGVTVWCRQEESKTVQKLKMRIVCKDVTAETLYDVLHDTSYRKKWDTNMIDTYDIGRLTVNADVGYYSWKCPSPLKNRDFVTMRSWLPLGNDYLIINYSVKHPKYPPKKDYVRAVSLLTGYLIQSNGANCSTLYYLTQVDPKGSLPKWVVNRVSQFVAPKAMRKIYKASQKYPEWKRKHNPTLKPWMFPEQNSLPCINVSELTVQRADSLENIDESGLSEEKTQHSDDED